ACTCAAACCTGAACCTGCAATTCAGCCAATGAAAAGGGGTGCTGCATGTTGCATGCTATCCTCTTCTCCCACTCACAACCCAGCAAAGACCCCTCAGCACTGCTACGGGGGCTGTACAGGCTGCCCGCGACACTGGGACAGTACTGTAGGTCTATGATTGAGTTGTGCCTCCCTTAATTACCCCCGTCACCAGGATGGAAAGGCCATACTGTGTGCCCCCGCCTGATAAGAGCGTGCCACGTTCCACCCTGGGGAAGGGCCCTGCCTCGGAGGCGGGCGTGCAAGTGCCCTGTGTTTCTTTGTCGGTTCGCAGTTGAATTGTGCATCAGCCCCCGGAGTCTCCGGCTGGTCAGTCAGTGGGTGGGTGCAGAGTTGCTAGCAGGTGACAGCAGCGAGGAACCAGAGCAGGGTGTCACAATAGGGCAGTTTATGGGGAGCGAGGGACAAGAAGAATCCAAGAGAGGCTGGTGAGGAGACAGAGCAGGGGTTGTGAAGGCCTGTCCCACGTGGAGAGGGGCAGAAGTGTGACAACGGGGCAGGGCAGCGAGCACCAGGTCCTGCAGCAGGCAGCGCTGGTAGGGGCCCTCCTGCCGCCAGGCTCGGGGCTCTCCGcagccctcctgctgccagcccgTTAGGAGCTCCCTGGAGAAGTCTCTCAGcctgttttcctggttttgaatGCAGGAGTTATCACACAGTTTTCTCTAACGGAAAAatgagcaggcagcagtgctgtgTGAGCTGTGCCAGGCAAGAGGGATCACAGCACTGTGACTGGCAGCAGagagaggcagcggaggaggGATTCAGCCAAGGGCACGCTTCTGTGCCCAGGACTGTACGTGGCCAATCCTCTTCTGTGGGCCAGGCCAATATTGAAGCACGTTAGGAGGGACAACCAGAGCTGCATGAGGACAGagcccgggctggggcaggggtggctgGGGGGATCAGGAGCCACAAAACTGACGGTGCCTGAGCAGAGGGCACAGCCAGACACCATCACCTGCAGCACCCGAACTGGGGCTGCTTCGCCAAGCTGGGGGGGAAGACAAACGCGGCTCCCAGAAACCACgtcttcttttctcctctcctctctggaAGTGTCTCTGAGTGGGCTCCGAGAGGTCCCTCAGGGACTGTAGCTTTTGGGGGTGACTCCTTGATGGAAGGTGCTGAGGGGCTGGTTCACAGCAAGGCTGGCCTTTGCAGAAACAGCGGTTGCAGCACAAGCACATCACAGCTGGGAAGCGTATCAAGAAAACATAACTTTTGCCGAAACTGGAAATCCCCAGGGTTGCATCAATGTACCACACACCCCCCGAGGTCATCTGGGAAATGTCTGCCTGCGGGAAATTCAGGCCCTCCCCTCGCCTCCGCGGGGTCCCGCTGTGCCCTGTAATGGCGGGGAGCGCGGCCCTGCTCTCCGCCCCCGCCCTCCTTGGGGGCCGCTGACACAaacccctctcccctgctcccggGGCGCGGGCAGGTGGGCCAGCAGCGCTGCCGCTGCCCCTGCGAGCGGCTCGCTCCCGCAGCTTTGCCTGAGGAAGACCCATCCGGCGATGGCGGATCTTCCCCAGGCAGGCGCTGAGGGATGGGGCGAaaggctggggaggcagcggggaggtTCTGAACCCCTTCTGGAGCTGCCCTGTCTGCCTATACGGGCCCTGCGTTGTGCTGAGCTGGCTCAGGCGCCGGCAGCGCGGCCCTGGCAGGGCCTGTCCGGCTCTCCGGGCTGGGCTCCGCCGAACCGCCCggccggggccgcaggggcgGGGACCGGGGCCGCAGGGGCGGGGACCTGGGCAGCTGCGAGCCCGCCaacgcgcgccgccgccccgcgctgtTCTGTCCCCGCCGAGCTCCCGTCGCTGCTTCCGGCGCGGACCCGGAAGCGGAAGGGGGGAGCTGAGGCAGCGTGAGGAGATGGCGGCCCGCGGCACGGCGAGGCGGGGGGCTGGCGCGGGGGCGGCCCGCGGGCCCGACCCgcaggaggagccgccgccgccgctccagGCCGTGCTGGTCGCCGACAGCTTCAACCGCCGCTTCTTCCCTATCTCCAAAGACCGGCCGCGGGTGAGAGatcccccctgcctgctgccgcctCCCCCGCGCCGGTTCCTCCGGGGCCGCCTGTCCGGGCCTCCCCCGTCcctgggggccggggcgggcaggccTCTGACGAAGGGCGGAGTGCTCGCCGGCAGCGATGGTCGGGCCCCGCGGTCGCGGCGTGCCCCGCCGTGAGAGTCCTGGGCTGGGTAGGGAGAAGGCGAGCCCCTCGCAGCCGCTGCCGGCAggtcctggggtgctgctgggcccCAGCGTCCGCCCAGGGCTCGGGCAGCCCCCACCGCCGCGGCTTTTCCCGCCTTCACCCGCGCTGTGAAAGCCTCCGACCAGTTCTCCTCGTTTGTAAGAGTTTGTATCCGCCGCTGGAGAGATAGCAAGGATCTAGTTGCTGCGTTggtgctgtttgcttttccatacGGCCGGGCAAACTGCGGCGTTTGCTTTTCATCTGTCGCTGATGCAGAAGCGGCAGCGGGTTTGGGCAGGCTTGTTTCTGATAGGGGAAAGAAGCAAAATCCTTGTCCTTGCCAGCAGTAATGGCTAAAAGAATATGACCGGAAAAATGGATGGGGAAAGCACTTTAATTATCCAGATCAGAAGGCTATACGTTAAAGGAAAGAGCGCTTCTGGAGAATTTAGGTCTGAACAATTACCTTACCTCTGGAGAATTTAGGTCTGAACAATTACCTTACCTCGTTTGCTGATTAAATGTTTGTGGTGGTCATAATTATACACGCGAGCTCAGGCCTGAAACAAAACGTCACCAAAAATGAATTAAAGAATACTATGAGATCACTCAGTTGTGAATCAGTAACTTGGTTTAAAAGTGTGGCTTGAATCTCAAGAGAATACTCACTTCACTttagattgggtttttttttcccttctttaattCTGGACACTCATATTCCTGTGGCTTCATCATTCATGTCTGTCAGGTTTTTCTTGTAGCAGTTAAAGCCTGAGTCAGGGAATCAGcactctgggattttttttttttagtctctctTACTTATTTGAGTCATCCTGAAGAGTTTTATGTGTGATAACTTCACTTCTTTTATGCCGCCTTCTCTAAAGTGAGGATCTGCTCCTACAGAAGATCAGAAACTAGCTCTTACTGGTTAGATCaacttttgaaaatttttgaTAAAATGAGGTAGAGCAgttatttgtgttatttttctgGCGCCGCTGATGATACGTCCTTAGGTTGGAGGGGACTGTTGCTGATGTTGAGGTACAGAGTATTTGTTCAGTTATCTGTgcgtctttttttatttttaggctcTTTTACCTATGGCAAATGTGGCCATGATTGACTATACCTTGGAATTCCTAACAGCAACTGGAGTGGAAGAaacctttgttttctgctgttggaAGTCAGCTGAGATAAAAGAGCATTTACAGTAAGAATCTCTTCTTCTTTTTAGCTTTATCATGGACAGCATTCTTCTATACTCCAGCAAGCCTCAAAGGTCTCACTGATCCTTCTGATGAAAACCATGTGCTAGAGATTCCCTTTCGAGAGAAGTCTCCTAACACATCCCCAAAAAAGACCATTCCTCCTGTGAAGGAGTCTGGTTGTGCAGTGTATTAAAAGGGTTGAGTGTTTTGGGACTGCATTTGTATTGGCATTTAACTTTTCTTGTCTGAAAGCAGGGGTTTCCGGGTAGCCGTGTATGTTAGAGTACCACCCTTTGCATTATGCCCTGTCTCGGTATGTCGTGCAGCATATGGAAACAGCTCGCTCAGACAGCACCTTTGTCTCTCCATGCTGCAGGTTTGCAAGCTAAAGAGAAGCATACAGTCTTTTCCctgcctgagctgctgctttccgaggaaaaaaaaacttgggtTGCATgtaatttttccttctcctttgtcaAAACTTGGGTTTCCTAAGTTTCCATAAGCTACGTTCTCAAAGTCTAACCCTCAGTACCCTCTTCAGTTCATCTGCTGTGTGCAAATGAGCGTACCTAAGCCTGTCGATAGTGGGCTCGCTGTAATAGCATTCTCCTTGCATTCACTTACAGATGTGGCATGCACTGGGGCACTGTGTCCTGGTGTGTTCTCTATAGGAATATCCTCTTTATGCCTTCCTGATAAGCTTTTCTCCTTCCAGAAAATCCAAGTGGTGCCGCCACACCTCTCCCAACACGGTGCGCTTTGTGACTTCTGACCTGTACCGCTCCCTTGGTGACGTGCTACGAGACGTCGATGCCAAATCCCTTGTTCGTTCCGACTTCATTCTCGTCACTGGAGATGTGGTGTCCAATTTCAATATATCCAAAGCCCTGGAAGAGCACAAGTAGGTGTTGAAAGAGTGTACGCTTGCCTAGTGTGCTGAGACTCTGGGCTCTAACTCTCTGAAGAGTGATTTTAAAGTTCTGCCCTTCTTTTTCAGGTTGCGTCGTAAGATGGAAAAGAATGTTTCCGTGATGACGATGATATTCAAGGAGTCCTCACCTGGTCACCATGCCAGGTGCAAAGAGGATGACATTGTTATTGCTATGGACAGTGCCACAAACCGTGTCCTTCACTACCAGAGAACCCAGGGGCTGAAACGCTTCCGCTTTCCTATGGTGCGTCTGGAACCTGACGGGTGGAAAAGGGCTGCGGTAGTGAAGCAGCCCACCCTAAGGAGGGGGTCCTCCTTCAGTGAGGGCTGGGGAACTGTGCTTGCTGCTTCTTTTGGAGGAGCAGGTGATAGGAAGTAACTCTTGgtaaactggcttttttttccttcaaccttTATTTGAGGCTTGGTGAAGTTGTGCTGGCACACACATGTTTGGGACTCATTTCAGAGTTTGAAGATGGGGCAGACGTATTTCTCACAATTCAGTTTTTGCATGCATTTGATTCCTTTTCTCCATGTGAAACAAGGGAGGTGAATGATTTGTGCTGTTGCAGGGGTTCCCAAACTGAGATGCATATACCGCTATCGTACACAAACCATTTTGAACCGACACTGAGCCTGGCACAGGGAGTGGAATAACCTCAGGTGCAAGGGGTAGTACCTCCTATTACCTCTGCCTGTACTGTTCACCTAATAATGCAGTAAATGCTCTGTAAATGTCTGTGGAGGCACTTTCTCCAGTGAGATAGatggactttttcttttttcaactcaGAACTAAGGCTGTGATTATATGGCATTTTCATCCCCAAATCAGTAACCAGTAGATTATTTTTTACCTTCAAAGGAAAGCACAAATCACTGtaggaaacaaaaaaggaaaaaaacaaaacaaacaaaaaacaacaacaacaacccaaCCCACAGCTGTAAAAATCCACAGGGGATGTGGAAGCTATGAATATTGCATTTTGATTTATTAATGTTCTTTTTAGCTCCCAGCGACTAAGTTAAGGAGCCTCCTGGAGGAAAAGTGATTGTTCGAAGTGCAAGCTGTTTCTTGGAGGGCTGCACTGTATAAGGACGGGGGCAGTCTCTGCTGACTGACACACAGCTCTCTGTGTGACCAGGCTGTGCCTGCTAAGCTTGTGTCTCAGTGTAGATTATAGATTTCTCTGATCTTCAGAACTTCAGCTAGTTTAATAATTCAATCAATACTGCCCCTGGCTTCTAGAAGGCTTTTGGGGTTCAGGACTGCATGAGGCACTCGGATCACctgaattttttcctctttcagagtcTGTTCCAGAACTCTATTGAGAATGTTGAGGTGCGTCATGACTTGCTGGATTGTCATATTAGCATCTGCTCTCCGCAGGTGAGTTCTGCCCTTCTGAGGGTCCAAATTCAATCTGCATTGCTCCCTTTGTCCTGCTGGTGTGCAGGGGGTGCCTGTGGCCTGAGTGTACTAGATTTGGAAAGCAGAACTCCCAGTTGTGCTCAGTGACTGAGCTGAGAGCCCGAGTGATCGCGTGGCGCTGCTCTGCAGGCTGTATGGGTGCTCAGTCTGTATCTGGCATCCACTGCTTGAGCCCAGGCAGAACTAGGCATCAGTAGACTGGCTGATTTGGCACAGGATGAAACTATTCTGGAAAATAAGCTATTTCGCTTCGAGTATAGGAACATCTGTGGTGCCAAGGTGATGGCTATGCTATGGAAAAGTGTCAGTACTTGCAAGCTGGTACCATGTTAGGGTAACATTCAGGGTTATTTCAGGCTAGGCTCGCTAACATCTCTTCCACATCTGAAAAAGCTGGTCTACAGCCTTCCTTTGGGAGTGAAACTACGAAGTGAGGCTGGGCGGATTGCTTGGAAATGCTAAAGCAATGTTTTGCCCCTTCTCAAAAGCAGAATCTTTTCATAGTCTCTATTAGGAAGAGGAGATGGGAAGGTCAACACTCCTAGCAGAAGGAATCAAAGCTTTATTCAAGGCAAGAGCGTCACTTTCCTATACTGTATTACTCGGCTCTCTGAGAACCACTGAACAGCCATTAATTTTCTGACTTCCCTGGCAACATTTTCTGCTAACTATattatttccttatattttattCCTGGCAGGTGGCTGAGCTGTTCACAGACAATTTTGACTACCAGACACGGGACGACTTTGTGCGTGGTCTGTTGGTGAATGAGGAGGTAAGGAGAGGGTTGTTACAAGGGAGATCCTGTTACCTTGCATTAGAGAATCTTCTGACTCGGTCCTGCCTGTCTCCCAGGTGCTGGGGAACCAGATCCATATGCATGTAACGACAGAAGAGTACGGTGCCCACATATGCAACCTACTAATGTACGAAGCTGTGTGTTCTGACATCATCCGGCGCTGGGTTTATCCTTTGACTCCAGAGATGAACTTTACCGATGACAAGAATCAGAGTTACAGCCATTCTAAACACAACATTTACCGAGGGGTGGATGTTAGCCTCGGCCACGGCAGCGTGCTGGAAGAGAACGTACTCATTGGGCAGGGGACGGTCATCGGCAGCAACTGCTCCATAACAAACAGCGTTATTGGGCAGAACTGTAGGATAGGTGAGTACAAGAATGGGGGACGTGCAGACCTTGCCAGGCCAGGGCACCGGTTGTTGGGGTTTAGTTTTTAAAGTGCATTTGGCTCTGAGAGTGGGTGATAGGTGGGTACTGATTGATTTCtaatgggaagaaaggaaaaaagcttgttTTTCCAACAGAAGAAATAGATTAAAGTTTTCAGGGTACCATAATGATGCTGAAAGGTGGAAGGCACTTCATGCAAATAAGTTGTTTTAGCAGTAGAGAATGCATGACCTCTACTGATCTAGAGTTATAGCCCCCCAACATCCTGCAAATGAGGGACATCTGTCCCTGTTTTTGTGAGCTGCCTGGTACTCCTTCTTCCCAGTCTTGGTTggaatttttttgtgatttggCTGTATTTGTGCAAAACCAAGATGTCAGTTGTAACTGTCAACTTGTTAAGTCTCTGTAGAGAGCAAACTCGTCTTCTAGCTTTGGGTAATAAGTGGCCGTAGGCCTCTAAGGCCAATTTTTACCTTTCATCTAAAATCCATCATGCATCAAGGGCATTGGGATTCAGTAAGGTGCTTTCTAGTGTGGGAGAGCAGCACACTGCCTTGCTCAACATATTTGTGCTTGGTGATGTATAACAGGTGATAAAGTAATTTTGGACGGAGCTTTTCTCTGGGACAGAGTACACATAGCAGATAATGTGGAGATCTGCCATTCTGTTATCTGCGATGAAGCTGAAGTGAAGGAGAAAGTAAAGCTAAAGCCCCACTGTGTCCTCTCTTCTCAGGTGAGCTGTATTTATGTCTGttctgctttctgcctttcttgGCAGGTTACCAGACTTACACTAGACCATACCAGAAtacagggctgctccaagccctTTTGCAGAGGTGGGAGATATGCTACTGCTCCCACCTTCTTCATCCTTTTGTTTGGCTAGGGTAGTATGGTACATGATCTAGCAGTGCTGATGTCTTCAGTTATACTTGTTAGTATACAGCTTGTCTGGAGCAGCTGTTGTCCCTGCTGGTGGAGGTACAAGGGGGCAATCAGGGTATTTCTTCATTAAGAGATGTTGCACATATTTGCAGGTAGTAGTAGGTCCTGGCATCACTCTTTCTGAGGGCACAGTGATCTCTCTGCACCCAccagatgaggaggaagaggatgatgacCAGTTCAGTGATGATTCTGGCGTGAACAAGGAGGAAAGCAAAGTGAAACTGAAAGGTATGAGAGTCTCTGGCTCCATGCTCTCAGGCTATGCAGAAGGCTTTGCCTTCCATGATCTTATGGGGTCTTTCCCTCCCCCATTCTAGACGCTGCAGTGCCAGGCTGGAGCTTAGTGCTGCAATCAGCTTGGAACATCTGTATTTTCAGTAGGGCAAGCAAGGATATTCGG
The sequence above is a segment of the Calonectris borealis chromosome 9, bCalBor7.hap1.2, whole genome shotgun sequence genome. Coding sequences within it:
- the EIF2B5 gene encoding translation initiation factor eIF2B subunit epsilon isoform X1; amino-acid sequence: MAARGTARRGAGAGAARGPDPQEEPPPPLQAVLVADSFNRRFFPISKDRPRALLPMANVAMIDYTLEFLTATGVEETFVFCCWKSAEIKEHLQKSKWCRHTSPNTVRFVTSDLYRSLGDVLRDVDAKSLVRSDFILVTGDVVSNFNISKALEEHKLRRKMEKNVSVMTMIFKESSPGHHARCKEDDIVIAMDSATNRVLHYQRTQGLKRFRFPMSLFQNSIENVEVRHDLLDCHISICSPQVAELFTDNFDYQTRDDFVRGLLVNEEVLGNQIHMHVTTEEYGAHICNLLMYEAVCSDIIRRWVYPLTPEMNFTDDKNQSYSHSKHNIYRGVDVSLGHGSVLEENVLIGQGTVIGSNCSITNSVIGQNCRIGDKVILDGAFLWDRVHIADNVEICHSVICDEAEVKEKVKLKPHCVLSSQVVVGPGITLSEGTVISLHPPDEEEEDDDQFSDDSGVNKEESKVKLKGYNKKDVGSEGRGYLWKADDKNEEDEEEQRQSLWGPAMHSEEESESDSDLSMGSEEPDSRAASPQLDDIKVFQNEVLGTLQRGEEENISCDNLVLEINSLKYAYNIGLKEMMQVLSKVILEFPLQQLDANLDSQNYFSALLPLLKNWTPLFKNYIKRASDHLNALFAIEEFFLEHDSLCTSIAKVLMTFYQLEILEEDVILNWFSLRDTSDKGKQLRKNQRLQKFIQWLEEAEEESSDGDQD
- the EIF2B5 gene encoding translation initiation factor eIF2B subunit epsilon isoform X2; protein product: MANVAMIDYTLEFLTATGVEETFVFCCWKSAEIKEHLQKSKWCRHTSPNTVRFVTSDLYRSLGDVLRDVDAKSLVRSDFILVTGDVVSNFNISKALEEHKLRRKMEKNVSVMTMIFKESSPGHHARCKEDDIVIAMDSATNRVLHYQRTQGLKRFRFPMSLFQNSIENVEVRHDLLDCHISICSPQVAELFTDNFDYQTRDDFVRGLLVNEEVLGNQIHMHVTTEEYGAHICNLLMYEAVCSDIIRRWVYPLTPEMNFTDDKNQSYSHSKHNIYRGVDVSLGHGSVLEENVLIGQGTVIGSNCSITNSVIGQNCRIGDKVILDGAFLWDRVHIADNVEICHSVICDEAEVKEKVKLKPHCVLSSQVVVGPGITLSEGTVISLHPPDEEEEDDDQFSDDSGVNKEESKVKLKGYNKKDVGSEGRGYLWKADDKNEEDEEEQRQSLWGPAMHSEEESESDSDLSMGSEEPDSRAASPQLDDIKVFQNEVLGTLQRGEEENISCDNLVLEINSLKYAYNIGLKEMMQVLSKVILEFPLQQLDANLDSQNYFSALLPLLKNWTPLFKNYIKRASDHLNALFAIEEFFLEHDSLCTSIAKVLMTFYQLEILEEDVILNWFSLRDTSDKGKQLRKNQRLQKFIQWLEEAEEESSDGDQD